One part of the Streptomyces ferrugineus genome encodes these proteins:
- a CDS encoding uberolysin/carnocyclin family circular bacteriocin, with protein sequence MSVLEISKKRIAAAGAAVAGVSAPLVLAASTTPDVLTSYFGLSGVTANRVLNAIEAGTDVAAALSVLGGVTAAGGVAMWMLKKAIAKGGRKAVVA encoded by the coding sequence ATGTCCGTTCTCGAAATCTCAAAGAAGCGCATCGCCGCTGCCGGTGCCGCCGTCGCCGGTGTGTCCGCCCCGCTCGTTCTCGCGGCGTCGACCACCCCGGACGTGCTGACGAGCTACTTCGGTCTCAGCGGCGTCACCGCGAACCGTGTTCTGAACGCCATCGAGGCGGGCACCGACGTCGCCGCTGCTCTCTCGGTCCTGGGCGGCGTCACCGCGGCCGGCGGTGTGGCCATGTGGATGCTGAAGAAGGCCATCGCCAAGGGTGGCCGCAAGGCCGTCGTCGCCTGA
- a CDS encoding stage II sporulation protein M, translating to MTTFFGSVLARQRPALISGQLVWLLCLAIGVWLSGDIPSAVRAEPKSPGSGLFLGILANNAGVAALAFTGIVTFGLSAVAFSLISGLGVGIFIGHAYSLGAGKFWSAFLPHAVIELPALGVSVAAGLVTGVAAARRMLGGRRTGDDSMSRHLIDAAVLFGLSLAMLVVAAGVETWISSR from the coding sequence GTGACGACCTTCTTCGGTTCCGTCCTGGCGCGCCAGCGGCCTGCCCTGATATCGGGACAGTTGGTCTGGCTCCTGTGTCTTGCCATCGGCGTATGGCTCTCCGGTGATATTCCGTCCGCCGTGCGTGCCGAGCCCAAGAGTCCGGGATCCGGTCTCTTCCTCGGGATTCTGGCGAACAATGCGGGAGTGGCGGCGCTCGCGTTCACCGGAATCGTTACGTTCGGATTGAGTGCCGTAGCTTTTTCGCTTATTTCCGGGCTCGGTGTCGGGATATTCATAGGGCACGCCTATTCGCTGGGTGCCGGGAAATTCTGGTCGGCTTTTCTGCCGCATGCGGTCATTGAGCTTCCCGCGCTGGGCGTGTCGGTGGCCGCCGGTCTGGTCACGGGGGTCGCCGCCGCGCGCAGGATGCTGGGCGGCCGCCGGACGGGCGACGACTCGATGAGCAGGCACCTCATCGACGCGGCGGTCCTCTTCGGGCTTTCTCTGGCCATGCTCGTCGTGGCCGCGGGGGTGGAGACATGGATAAGTTCTCGATGA
- a CDS encoding ABC transporter ATP-binding protein, with translation MIHVDSATVRYGDRAALTDASLSVASGEFLCLVGRNGSGKTTLLRLLAGLLEPTAGTVRIGGHPAAHRQSRAVRGFLQAEPPLYEYLTVAEQLTLVAKLYGRAPAQVLDRLAGTALADRRHALVRELSLGMRKQLGLIAATVHDPALILLDEPTNALDATAVAALREAVERWHREGRLIVLCTHDLAWADGLADRLVVLSAGRVLHDVALDGETATAALRRLDPSGALTARGEGPTGLPTEESVEGPTGLPTEDKTAEAGTP, from the coding sequence GTGATCCACGTCGACTCCGCGACCGTGCGCTACGGCGACCGCGCGGCCCTCACGGACGCCAGCCTCTCCGTGGCGTCCGGTGAGTTCCTCTGCCTCGTAGGCCGCAACGGCTCGGGCAAGACCACCCTGCTGCGGCTGCTCGCGGGGCTGCTGGAGCCGACCGCCGGCACCGTGCGCATAGGCGGCCATCCCGCGGCCCACCGGCAGAGCCGGGCGGTGCGCGGATTCCTCCAGGCCGAACCGCCGCTGTACGAGTACCTGACGGTGGCCGAGCAACTGACCCTGGTCGCCAAGCTGTACGGGCGTGCGCCCGCGCAGGTCCTCGACCGGCTGGCCGGCACCGCGCTGGCCGACCGCCGCCACGCCCTCGTACGCGAACTCTCCCTCGGCATGCGCAAACAGCTCGGGCTGATCGCCGCGACCGTCCACGATCCGGCCCTGATCCTGCTCGACGAGCCCACCAACGCCCTGGATGCCACCGCGGTCGCGGCGCTGCGCGAGGCGGTCGAACGCTGGCACCGCGAGGGCAGGCTGATCGTGCTCTGCACCCATGACCTGGCCTGGGCCGACGGGCTCGCCGACCGGCTCGTCGTCCTGTCCGCGGGACGCGTGCTGCACGATGTCGCGCTGGACGGCGAGACCGCGACCGCCGCGCTGCGGCGCCTGGACCCGAGCGGCGCGCTGACCGCCCGCGGCGAAGGGCCCACCGGCCTGCCCACCGAAGAGTCCGTCGAAGGACCCACCGGCCTGCCCACCGAAGACAAGACCGCGGAGGCGGGCACGCCATGA
- a CDS encoding ABC transporter ATP-binding protein: MTAIDIHGLRRTYGTHTALRGIDLTVPAGSLTALVGPNGSGKTTTMRLLLGLDRPDAGSGTVLGEPLERPARYLPRVGALIEQPALYRRLTGRANLRVLAELGATDRRRVDEVLELTGMSPYADRPVAGYSLGMRQRIGVAGALLTEPRLLILDEPTNGLDPVGTAQLRTLLTTLAADGVTVLISSHQLNELDTLCDHFVFLDRGRVLFAGDRAGLTAAQGPLIEAVPERSGDLPALLRAVEATGRTAHEADGLLLTAAPADWAPALNRIAAEHGITLAHLAVRRPSLEEAFFTLAERHNPRTAKAA; encoded by the coding sequence ATGACCGCCATCGACATCCACGGGCTGCGCAGGACGTACGGGACACACACCGCCCTGCGGGGAATCGACCTGACCGTCCCGGCCGGGTCGCTCACCGCTCTCGTCGGCCCCAACGGCTCCGGCAAGACCACCACCATGCGGCTGCTGCTCGGCCTGGACCGCCCCGACGCCGGATCGGGCACCGTCCTCGGCGAGCCGCTCGAACGGCCCGCGCGCTACCTTCCGCGCGTCGGCGCGCTCATAGAGCAGCCCGCTCTCTACCGGCGCCTGACCGGCCGCGCCAATCTGCGGGTGCTCGCCGAACTCGGCGCCACGGACCGCCGCCGCGTCGACGAGGTGCTGGAGCTCACCGGCATGAGCCCGTACGCCGACCGTCCGGTGGCCGGCTACTCGCTGGGCATGCGGCAGCGGATCGGTGTCGCGGGGGCGCTGCTCACCGAGCCGCGCCTGCTGATCCTCGACGAGCCCACCAACGGTCTGGATCCCGTCGGCACCGCCCAGTTGCGTACCCTGCTCACCACCCTGGCCGCCGACGGCGTCACCGTTCTGATCTCCAGCCACCAGCTCAACGAGCTGGACACCCTGTGCGACCACTTCGTCTTCCTCGACCGGGGCAGGGTCCTGTTCGCGGGCGACCGCGCCGGGCTGACCGCGGCGCAGGGCCCGCTGATCGAGGCCGTACCGGAGCGTTCCGGGGATCTGCCCGCCCTGCTGCGCGCCGTCGAGGCGACCGGCCGCACCGCGCACGAGGCGGACGGGCTGCTGCTGACCGCCGCCCCCGCCGACTGGGCGCCGGCCCTGAACCGGATCGCGGCGGAGCACGGCATCACCCTGGCCCATCTCGCCGTACGCCGCCCTTCCCTGGAAGAGGCCTTCTTCACGCTCGCCGAACGCCACAACCCCCGTACAGCGAAGGCGGCCTGA
- a CDS encoding ABC transporter permease, whose translation MSRAVPRTMPTSVLNEIRSAARSERVKLVRPRLVLPVLLGTALLAALTAAAFTLLSDGPATGPLRPMGIASPVIGLVVMCVAANSFCDEYREGTWGALLVRHPRRSTLLVGKLGSLLALAAAAALAACLACAVTAWAVTAALGKDTASWSTAATASTGVRVVAGFLAYAVLGAAAGLLLRSTAAALGSLLGWILIGESALGAVAAARGLNASAWLPGSAITRITASAAWQLPALTATAWCAVLFAAAIWRFCRSPRLG comes from the coding sequence ATGTCGAGGGCTGTCCCGAGGACCATGCCGACCTCCGTGCTGAACGAGATACGCTCCGCCGCCCGCAGCGAGCGGGTGAAACTCGTGCGGCCGCGCCTGGTCCTGCCCGTGCTGCTGGGCACCGCCCTTCTCGCGGCCCTCACCGCCGCCGCCTTCACCCTCCTCTCCGACGGCCCCGCCACCGGCCCGCTGCGTCCCATGGGCATCGCATCGCCGGTCATCGGCCTGGTCGTGATGTGCGTGGCGGCGAACTCGTTCTGCGACGAATACCGCGAGGGCACCTGGGGCGCTCTCCTCGTACGCCATCCCCGCAGATCCACCCTCCTGGTGGGCAAGCTGGGCAGCCTGCTCGCCCTCGCCGCCGCCGCGGCTCTCGCCGCATGCCTGGCCTGCGCGGTCACGGCATGGGCGGTGACGGCGGCACTCGGGAAGGACACCGCCTCCTGGAGTACGGCGGCGACCGCGTCCACGGGCGTCCGGGTCGTCGCCGGATTCCTCGCGTACGCCGTGCTGGGCGCCGCGGCCGGACTGCTCCTGCGCTCCACGGCCGCGGCGCTGGGCTCCCTCCTCGGCTGGATCCTGATCGGGGAGTCGGCCCTGGGCGCGGTCGCGGCGGCCCGCGGTCTGAACGCCTCCGCGTGGCTTCCCGGCTCGGCCATCACCCGTATCACCGCCTCCGCCGCATGGCAGTTGCCCGCGCTGACCGCCACCGCCTGGTGCGCGGTTCTCTTCGCCGCCGCGATCTGGCGTTTTTGCAGGTCTCCCCGCCTGGGCTAG
- a CDS encoding response regulator, with amino-acid sequence MVVDDEQVLREGLRRILQSFDDIDVPVVCTGAEALEQARLHGPDVVLLDLRMPDRDGLTVLADLRSLPSPPAVAMLTNFDAEESLSAALRGGAAGFLLKDTAPEQLVHAVRALADGGSVIAPRLTRTVVDGFVRAQPEHRPPLAEGAARALTERERGVLALLADGMSNAEIARHLSISPATAKEHVSAILAKLGVANRVQAAVAAYRAGLHDAA; translated from the coding sequence ATGGTCGTCGACGACGAGCAGGTGCTGCGGGAGGGACTGCGGCGGATCCTTCAGTCCTTCGACGACATCGACGTACCCGTGGTCTGCACGGGCGCCGAAGCCCTCGAACAGGCCAGGCTCCACGGCCCGGACGTCGTCCTCCTCGACCTCAGGATGCCGGACCGCGACGGCCTGACGGTGCTCGCGGATCTGCGGTCCCTGCCCAGCCCGCCGGCCGTCGCCATGCTCACCAACTTCGACGCCGAGGAGTCCCTGTCCGCGGCACTGCGCGGCGGCGCCGCCGGATTCCTGCTCAAGGACACCGCCCCCGAGCAGCTGGTCCACGCGGTACGGGCGCTGGCGGACGGCGGCAGCGTCATCGCACCGCGGCTGACCCGCACGGTCGTCGACGGTTTCGTACGGGCCCAGCCGGAGCACCGGCCCCCGCTCGCCGAAGGGGCTGCGCGGGCCCTGACGGAGCGGGAGCGCGGCGTACTGGCGCTGCTCGCCGACGGCATGTCGAACGCCGAGATCGCCCGGCACCTCTCCATCAGCCCGGCCACGGCCAAAGAGCATGTGAGCGCCATCCTGGCGAAGCTGGGCGTGGCCAACCGGGTCCAGGCGGCCGTCGCCGCGTACCGGGCCGGGCTGCACGACGCCGCATGA
- a CDS encoding sensor histidine kinase yields MRSLLTPRRLIVVATAAELLVFLSFERETLLVSSAAVLGLLLRCRFPVLGLLLTLPSIAIGQVWLAPMLAMFDVAVTASRRRVVTACGTGLFLAAGCPWPLDSVTELTWQEHLLTVESSLMLSIGPIALGLLARTRAELKERLSELMRSQALGRRLEAERAVVRERSRLARDMHDTVSHHVGIIAVQAGALSATTTDEGVREDAEVIRRHSVSALEELRNVVGVLRGSDAAAASAAGRTQLADLAFLSRESRLDVTLDLDPALAAGSGGQWAPEAESTAFRTVQEALSNVRKHAPGAPAAVSVHMSDDRRALVVEVRNGSAAEPYEGPDLPVGGHGLTGLRERAALIGGTLEARPLEDGGFLVRAVLPAGVE; encoded by the coding sequence GTGAGGTCCCTGCTCACTCCACGGCGGCTGATCGTCGTGGCCACGGCGGCCGAGCTCCTCGTCTTCCTCTCCTTCGAGCGCGAGACGCTGCTGGTCAGTTCGGCGGCGGTGCTCGGCCTGCTGCTGCGGTGCCGCTTCCCGGTCCTCGGGCTGCTGCTGACGCTGCCCTCCATCGCCATCGGCCAGGTCTGGCTGGCGCCCATGCTGGCCATGTTCGACGTGGCGGTCACCGCTTCGCGCAGGCGGGTGGTGACAGCCTGCGGGACGGGGCTGTTCCTCGCCGCCGGCTGTCCCTGGCCACTGGACTCGGTCACCGAACTGACCTGGCAGGAACATCTGTTGACGGTGGAGTCGTCGCTGATGCTGTCCATCGGGCCGATCGCGCTCGGCCTGCTGGCCAGGACCCGCGCCGAGCTGAAGGAGCGGCTGAGCGAACTGATGCGCAGCCAGGCGCTGGGGCGCCGTCTGGAGGCGGAGCGGGCCGTGGTGCGGGAGCGTTCCCGGCTGGCCCGCGACATGCACGACACGGTGTCCCACCATGTCGGCATCATCGCGGTACAGGCGGGCGCGCTGTCGGCGACGACCACCGACGAGGGCGTACGTGAGGACGCCGAGGTCATCAGACGGCACAGTGTGAGCGCGCTGGAGGAACTCCGCAACGTGGTCGGGGTGTTGCGCGGTTCCGACGCGGCGGCGGCTTCGGCGGCGGGCCGTACCCAGTTGGCCGATCTGGCGTTCCTGTCCCGGGAGAGCCGGCTCGACGTCACGCTGGACCTGGACCCCGCCCTGGCGGCGGGGTCCGGCGGACAGTGGGCGCCGGAGGCGGAGAGCACGGCCTTCCGCACCGTTCAGGAGGCGCTGAGCAACGTGCGCAAGCACGCGCCGGGTGCGCCCGCGGCCGTATCCGTCCATATGTCGGACGACCGCAGGGCACTCGTCGTGGAGGTGCGCAACGGATCCGCTGCCGAACCGTACGAGGGCCCGGACCTGCCCGTCGGCGGTCACGGCCTGACCGGCCTGCGGGAGCGGGCCGCCCTGATCGGCGGGACGCTGGAGGCACGCCCCCTGGAGGACGGCGGCTTCCTGGTACGAGCGGTCCTGCCGGCCGGGGTCGAGTAG
- a CDS encoding MFS transporter, whose translation MSLLRDRNFLLLFAGQGISRFGDGLYTAATAWLAWSLTKDPTAVAVVSVSAFAPAFVATFVVASYADRRDRRKLMIATDLARVAVVAVASVLLSLNLLNLPLLVATTALLALIGAPFAPARNAIVPQIVPGDRLQQANGLLQVAFRAAFFVGPLMLAPLLAFGSLQSVLVVNGLTFLGSAVAVAAIRVTRPAATSGQTGLWSDLGAGLRAVRAAPEVLVVIVTFVLALALTSGFLTVGLVTVVGQGGQYGLLLGVAGVAEVVGALLLAGLRIRRLALAAVLAWALLGIFRAPLGTVTSHAVAAVLLTATGLASALTDIPLIALVQQRMPSHHLAKALGLWEAGVAGALAISPFVASTAITLAGVEKAFLLSGAAVVVLAVTATLTLACVGARQPGQEPFVTADGTASVAAPGETAVITAKPE comes from the coding sequence ATGTCACTGCTGAGGGACCGCAACTTCCTGCTTCTCTTCGCCGGCCAGGGCATCTCACGCTTCGGCGACGGCCTGTACACCGCCGCGACCGCCTGGCTGGCCTGGTCACTGACGAAGGACCCCACGGCCGTCGCCGTGGTCAGCGTCTCCGCGTTCGCGCCCGCGTTCGTGGCCACCTTCGTCGTCGCCTCGTACGCCGACCGCCGCGACCGTCGGAAGCTGATGATCGCCACCGACCTGGCCCGGGTCGCCGTGGTGGCCGTGGCTTCGGTCCTGCTCTCCCTCAACCTGCTGAACCTGCCCCTGCTCGTGGCGACCACGGCGTTGCTGGCGCTGATCGGCGCCCCGTTCGCCCCGGCCCGCAACGCCATCGTTCCGCAGATCGTGCCGGGCGACCGCCTCCAGCAGGCCAACGGGCTCCTGCAAGTCGCCTTCCGGGCCGCCTTCTTCGTCGGCCCGCTCATGCTGGCGCCGCTGCTGGCCTTCGGCTCGCTGCAGTCGGTGCTGGTGGTGAACGGGCTGACCTTCCTGGGCTCGGCGGTCGCCGTGGCAGCCATCCGCGTGACCCGCCCCGCCGCGACCAGCGGGCAGACCGGGCTGTGGTCCGATCTCGGCGCCGGACTGAGGGCAGTGCGGGCCGCTCCCGAGGTACTCGTCGTCATCGTGACCTTCGTGCTCGCCCTCGCCCTGACCAGTGGTTTCCTGACCGTCGGGCTGGTCACGGTCGTGGGACAGGGCGGCCAGTACGGCCTGCTGCTCGGCGTCGCCGGGGTCGCCGAAGTGGTGGGCGCGCTGCTCCTGGCCGGCCTGCGCATCCGCAGACTCGCACTGGCCGCGGTGCTGGCGTGGGCCCTGCTCGGGATCTTCCGGGCTCCACTGGGAACGGTCACCTCCCATGCCGTGGCGGCCGTTCTCCTGACCGCCACGGGGCTGGCCTCGGCCCTCACGGACATTCCCTTGATCGCACTGGTGCAGCAGCGGATGCCGAGCCATCATCTGGCGAAGGCGCTCGGCCTGTGGGAGGCCGGGGTGGCAGGAGCCCTGGCGATCTCCCCCTTCGTGGCCTCGACCGCCATCACCCTCGCCGGAGTCGAGAAGGCCTTCCTGCTCTCGGGAGCCGCCGTTGTCGTCCTGGCCGTGACCGCCACGCTCACCCTCGCATGCGTCGGCGCACGGCAGCCCGGTCAGGAGCCCTTCGTCACGGCCGACGGCACGGCAAGCGTCGCGGCGCCGGGAGAGACAGCGGTGATCACGGCCAAACCGGAGTGA
- a CDS encoding ArsR/SmtB family transcription factor has translation MTIVFRVPAGGAERVGFAYSPTMEAVLSLHVLVEPKHHPVQHGWVRAMRKLSPALKREIEAFSYAVRSYFPEFLFPRPTGGLTDFDDELAGLRGADPKLVRLEFAVPLLTPWPGGGEGRDPRVLDEPEVRGLLRERVARESDEAMAAMLLDDPRALLERFLSMLERYWREAFEEEWARLEPELAAGVSEAGHQIEQRGLYGMLRGLWPEVRSDPQAERFWLERPHDHEVAIGPDDTLVLAPSAYVWPHVRVNCDGPWPLGLVFPVSSIVREARPRIPPTRLVGTLRALADDTRLRALRLLAERPRSTQELAPLVGVSEAALSKHLRVLADAGLLERRREGYYVLYRLASGQVAGLTPSLESFLHGDGELTGPD, from the coding sequence ATGACGATCGTGTTCCGGGTCCCGGCCGGCGGTGCGGAGCGGGTGGGGTTCGCCTACTCGCCGACGATGGAAGCCGTACTGAGTCTCCATGTGCTGGTGGAGCCCAAGCACCACCCCGTCCAGCACGGCTGGGTGCGTGCGATGCGCAAGCTGTCCCCGGCGCTGAAGCGGGAGATCGAGGCGTTCTCCTACGCGGTGCGCTCGTACTTCCCCGAGTTCCTCTTTCCGCGGCCGACCGGTGGACTGACGGACTTCGACGACGAACTGGCCGGCTTGCGCGGGGCGGATCCGAAGCTGGTCCGCCTGGAGTTCGCCGTCCCCCTGCTCACGCCCTGGCCGGGCGGCGGCGAGGGCAGGGATCCGCGCGTGCTGGACGAACCGGAGGTACGCGGCCTGTTGCGGGAGCGAGTCGCACGGGAAAGCGACGAAGCGATGGCCGCGATGCTCCTCGACGATCCCCGCGCGTTGCTCGAACGGTTCCTGAGCATGCTGGAGCGCTACTGGCGGGAGGCGTTCGAGGAGGAATGGGCACGGCTCGAACCCGAACTCGCCGCCGGCGTCAGCGAGGCCGGGCACCAGATCGAGCAGCGCGGCCTGTACGGGATGCTCCGCGGCCTATGGCCGGAGGTGCGCAGCGATCCGCAGGCCGAACGCTTCTGGCTGGAGCGGCCGCACGACCACGAGGTCGCCATCGGCCCGGACGACACACTCGTCCTCGCCCCCAGCGCCTACGTGTGGCCGCACGTACGCGTCAACTGCGACGGTCCGTGGCCCCTCGGGCTCGTCTTCCCCGTCTCCTCGATCGTCCGGGAAGCCCGCCCGCGGATTCCGCCGACCAGGCTCGTCGGCACACTCCGCGCGCTCGCCGACGACACCCGGCTGCGCGCCCTGCGACTGCTCGCCGAACGCCCGCGCAGCACACAGGAGTTGGCCCCGCTCGTCGGCGTCAGCGAGGCCGCCCTGTCCAAGCACCTGCGGGTGCTGGCGGACGCGGGCCTGCTGGAGCGCCGCCGCGAGGGCTATTACGTCCTGTACCGGCTTGCGTCCGGACAGGTGGCGGGCCTGACCCCCAGCCTGGAAAGTTTCCTGCACGGCGACGGCGAGCTGACCGGGCCCGACTGA
- the chvE gene encoding multiple monosaccharide ABC transporter substrate-binding protein has protein sequence MFNRRATLAALAGAASLALTLSACGQNSEGSSESSSEGGTVGIAMPTQTSERWLTDGKSLVENLKVKGYETKLVYGGDDPKAQVSQIADLIKQGVDALIIAAIDAKSLNGVLQQAADADIPVISYDRLILGTKNVDYYVSFDNEMVGRFQAGHIVKKLGLEDGKGPFNIELFAGSPDDNNTRYFFEGSMALLQPFLDSKQLVVPSGKTALNQITTPRWDGLTAQKRMSGILTEWYGSKKVDAVLSPYDGISRGVLSALKSDGYGSDSKPLPVITGQDAELASVKSIIAGQQSQTVYKDVRRLADAAAEMADDILNDRTPWVDNTGDYNNGAKDVPAVLLQPTSVDKTNYDVLVVDDYFTADELK, from the coding sequence ATGTTCAACCGAAGAGCCACCCTCGCCGCCCTCGCCGGAGCCGCCTCCCTCGCCCTCACCCTGTCCGCATGCGGCCAGAACAGCGAGGGCAGCTCCGAGAGCAGCTCCGAGGGCGGTACCGTCGGCATTGCCATGCCGACCCAGACATCCGAGCGCTGGCTCACCGACGGCAAGAGCCTCGTTGAGAACCTGAAGGTCAAGGGGTACGAGACCAAGCTGGTCTACGGCGGCGACGACCCGAAAGCCCAGGTCTCACAGATCGCGGACCTGATCAAGCAGGGCGTCGACGCGCTGATCATCGCGGCCATCGACGCCAAGTCGCTGAACGGCGTGCTTCAACAGGCCGCCGATGCGGACATTCCGGTGATCTCCTACGACCGGCTCATCCTCGGTACCAAGAACGTCGACTACTACGTCTCCTTCGACAACGAGATGGTCGGCCGGTTCCAGGCCGGCCACATCGTCAAGAAGCTCGGCCTGGAGGACGGCAAGGGCCCGTTCAACATCGAGCTGTTCGCCGGCTCCCCCGACGACAACAACACCAGATACTTCTTCGAAGGTTCGATGGCGCTCCTGCAGCCGTTCCTGGACAGCAAGCAGTTGGTCGTCCCCTCCGGCAAGACCGCGCTCAACCAGATCACCACGCCGCGCTGGGACGGGCTCACCGCGCAAAAGCGCATGAGCGGCATCCTCACCGAGTGGTACGGCAGCAAGAAGGTCGACGCGGTCCTGTCGCCGTACGACGGCATCTCCAGGGGCGTCCTGTCCGCGCTGAAATCGGATGGCTACGGCTCCGACAGCAAGCCCCTCCCGGTCATCACGGGCCAGGACGCCGAACTGGCCTCGGTGAAGTCAATCATCGCGGGTCAGCAGTCGCAGACCGTCTACAAGGATGTCCGCCGGCTCGCCGACGCCGCCGCAGAGATGGCCGACGACATCCTCAACGACAGGACGCCGTGGGTGGACAACACAGGGGACTACAACAACGGCGCCAAGGACGTGCCTGCCGTCCTGCTGCAGCCAACGAGTGTCGACAAGACCAACTACGACGTTCTGGTTGTGGACGACTACTTCACCGCCGACGAGCTCAAGTGA